A DNA window from Pyrus communis chromosome 3, drPyrComm1.1, whole genome shotgun sequence contains the following coding sequences:
- the LOC137730036 gene encoding probable serine/threonine-protein kinase PBL26 produces the protein MSCFSCFSSHEKKASNKRSNSGRKEQLPTNLSQEHNVPPAQQPRPPPDEVPKPKPTPPAEDPASNTSSANKEPVNHNNIAAQTFTFRELATATKNFRQECLIGEGGFGRVYKGKLDKTAQVVAVKQLDRNGLQGNREFLVEVLMLSLLHHEHLVNLIGYCADGDQRLLVYEYMPLGSVEDHLLDLPEDQKPLDWFKRMRIALGAAKGLEYLHDKANPPVIYRDLKSSNILLDADFNAKLSDFGLAKLGPIGDKTHVSSRVMGTYGYCAPEYQRTGQLTVKSDVYSFGVVLLELITGRRAIDTTLTTREQNLVAWAQPVFKDPNRYPELADPLLQGNLPMRALNQAVAIAAMCLHEEAPVRPLMSDVVSALSFLGTGPDTATSPISSLPSPSPDQTMSVINKDPQLEDSVTERQRAVAEAMEWGSSSRHNGVEALRCESTSSL, from the exons ATGAGTTGCTTTTCTTGCTTTTCATCCCATGAAAAGAAAGCATCTAACAAAAGATCAAATAGTGGGAGGAAAGAACAATTGCCTACCAATCTTTCTCAAGAACACAATGTTCCACCAGCACAACAGCCTCGGCCTCCTCCAGATG AAGTTCCTAAACCAAAACCTACACCACCAGCTGAGGATCCAGCATCAAACACCAGTAGTGCCAATAAAGAACCTGTAAACCACAATAACATTGCTGCGCAAACTTTCACATTCCGGGAATTGGCGACAGCAACGAAGAACTTCAGGCAAGAATGTCTCATTGGAGAGGGCGGATTTGGAAGAGTTTACAAGGGAAAACTTGATAAAACAGCACAGGTTGTGGCTGTGAAGCAACTTGACAGGAATGGCTTGCAAGGAAACCGAGAGTTTCTTGTCGAGGTGTTGATGTTGAGCCTCTTACACCACGAACATTTAGTAAATCTTATCGGATATTGCGCGGACGGTGATCAGAGACTTCTTGTGTACGAGTACATGCCCTTGGGATCTGTGGAAGACCATTTACTAG ATCTTCCAGAAGACCAGAAGCCACTAGATTGGTTCAAAAGAATGAGAATAGCTCTGGGAGCTGCCAAGGGTCTAGAATACTTGCATGACAAGGCAAATCCGCCTGTTATCTACCGCGATTTAAAATCTTCCAACATTTTACTTGACGCTGATTTCAATGCAAAACTCTCCGATTTCGGGCTAGCTAAGCTTGGACCTATTGGAGACAAGACTCACGTATCTTCAAGAGTAATGGGAACATATGGTTATTGTGCCCCAGAGTACCAAAGAACAGGACAGCTCACTGTCAAGTCCGATGTCTACAGTTTCGGAGTTGTTTTGTTGGAATTGATCACTGGAAGGAGAGCCATTGACACCACACTAACAACCAGGGAGCAAAATCTAGTTGCTTGG GCACAACCGGTATTCAAGGATCCTAATAGGTATCCAGAACTAGCTGATCCACTTCTTCAAGGTAACTTGCCGATGAGAGCACTAAATCAAGCTGTGGCAATTGCAGCAATGTGCCTCCATGAGGAAGCGCCCGTTCGTCCCTTGATGAGCGATGTGGTCAGTGCTCTTAGCTTCCTCGGTACAGGTCCGGACACTGCTACCTCACCTATAAGCAGCCTTCCCTCTCCATCACCGGATCAAACAATGTCGGTCATAAACAAGGATCCTCAGCTTGAAGACAGTGTCACTGAACGCCAACGCGCTGTGGCAGAAGCCATGGAATGGGGTTCGAGTTCAAGGCACAATGGAGTAGAAGCATTACGGTGTGAAAGTACCTCTTCATTGTAA
- the LOC137728874 gene encoding uncharacterized protein isoform X1 gives MALRYRRFREISRILPRIHSGDHLLQCRLITKFSALSIIPESHALERIDEGISQCGFRTQRLSTTSKVSHERTGELDLLSFIKSTLNVLEGPCHCWLNRSKGGKDSFKRDGTFLVLAGRCLEASLTTSSEAAIMLEKVKSLQQRFPRLHIIGFVSGGSIHSAADRSHVIQYTLTEYITFPIILSNKNFTEMANGACCILFKGFKSPVVYHEKDMDLKVLSKAVEYLLVQDDRSSKSLTNLKSTWAKQPEIIKEPYADSLRNFLFHFPGCISADESGNRLFLSDSNHHRIIVFDGNGHILDCIGSSPGFEDGNFESSKLARPAASFYVAAEDCLYFVDSENHAIRKADMESRVLETIYPVGDTTKKSNQFWTWITTKLGLKHNAHTRTEGFDLQSLMYPWHLMKSIDDSLVVMNRSFDTLWILNLASGEIKEVVRGFPKILEVCGPQIMEKVALLKQMPHDWLQEQTKVVCSPELPPYAGLLSSFTTLQNHVILCDMVGQRILKLSEESGVCSTFQFSNFGILGLPYWLPSSLEKVYTNGGGVEGVIDHLESFSSLLPGRIGIQLNVEVPEDTELVEQLQEGCIWRQARGAATEVSRVEDVGGSSEKVGVAQQWYDELDNLALSISEPDPESTVEDESTTREIGFQDGKVHINCVVNTSPGTSEVIVYAVLYLKLKRKQEVAENNQEKYAARIADILNSEKSGKLGRDSCIQLLLKSNRDLRDVIFMKPLHFRIKLDCLDHPKATNSKEIILTDTNVEVNVSLNL, from the exons ATGGCTCTCAGATATCGGCGTTTCAGAGAAATCTCACGAATATTGCCGCGAATTCACTCCG GTGATCATCTTCTACAATGTAGATTGATTACCAAGTTCTCGGCTTTGTCCATAATTCCAGAGTCACACGCTCTGGAAAGAATTGATGAAGGGATTTCACAATGTGGGTTTCGTACCCAGCG GCTATCAACCACGTCAAAAGTATCACACGAGCGTACCGGTGAACTTGATCTTTTGTCCTTCATTAAATCCACATTAAATGTGCTCGAAG GTCCTTGCCATTGTTGGTTGAATAGGTCCAAGGGAGGCAAAGATTCCTTTAAAAGAGATGGAACTTTCTTGGTTCTTGCTGGACGGTGTCTTGAAGCTTCTTTAACAACTAGTTCCGAAGCTGCTATCATGTTAGAAAAAGTGAAGTCACTTCAACAGAg GTTTCCTCGTCTCCACATTATCGGCTTTGTGTCAGGTGGGTCGATTCACTCGGCTGCTGATCGAAGCCATGTAATCCAATATACACTGACGGAATACATAACATTTCCTATTATATTGTCGAACAAGAACTTCACTGAG ATGGCAAACGGGGCATGCTGCATTTTGTTTAAAGGTTTTAAAAGTCCAGTGGTTTACCATGAGAAGGACATGGATCTCAAAGTTCTTAGTAAAG CTGTTGAGTACTTGCTTGTGCAAGACGATAGGAGTTCCAAGTCGCTTACTAACTTGAAAAGCACTTGGGCGAAGCAACCTGAGATCATTAAGGAACCATATGCTGATTCTTTAAGGAATTTTCTCTTCCACTTCCCAG GCTGCATCTCTGCAGATGAAAGTGGGAACCGCCTCTTCCTTTCCGACAGCAATCATCATCGGATTATTGTATTTGATGGAAATGGGCATATTCTGGACTGT ATTGGTTCCTCCCCAGGTTTTGAGGATGGAAACTTTGAATCTTCcaagttggcacgccctgcaGCTTCATTTTATGTTGCCGCTGAGGATTGCCTATATTTTGTTGATTCAGAG AATCATGCCATCAGGAAAGCTGATATGGAGAGCCGGGTTCTGGAAACCATCTATCCAGTGGGAGACACTACTAAGAAGAGTAATCAATTTTGGACCTGGATCACAACCAAGCTAGGTTTGAAACACAATGCCCATACAAGGACTGAAGGATTTGATTTACAATCATTGATGTATCCATGGCATCTGATGAAATCTATTGATGACAGTCTTGTTGTTATGAACCGAAG CTTTGATACTCTATGGATCCTAAATTTGGCTTCAGGAGAGATAAAAGAAGTCGTCAGAG GGTTCCCGAAGATTTTGGAGGTCTGTGGACCGCAGATCATGGAGAAAGTAGCGCTGTTGAAACAGATGCCACATGATTGGTTGCAAGAGCAGACCAAGGTTGTTTGTTCACCAGAGCTGCCCCCATATGCTGGCCTATTATCTTCATTTACCACCTTGCAGAATCACGTAATCCTTTGTGATATGG TTGGACAGAGGATTTTGAAACTAAGTGAAGAATCTGGAGTATGTTCGACCtttcagttttcaaattttggaatCCTTGGACTGCCATATTGGTTGCCATCCTCATTGGAGAAAGTATATACTAA TGGAGGTGGAGTTGAGGGAGTGATTGATCATCTTGAATCTTTCAGTTCGTTATTACCAG GAAGAATTGGGATACAGTTAAATGTGGAGGTCCCTGAGGATACTGAGCTTGTGGAACAGTTACAAGAAGGCTGCATATGGCGCCAGGCAAGAGGAGCTGCTACTGAAGTGTCAAGGGTAGAGGATGTAGGAGGATCTTCCGAGAAG GTTGGTGTTGCTCAACAATGGTACGATGAACTGGACAATCTTGCCTTGTCGATATCAGAACCTGATCCAGAGTCAACTGTCGAAGATGAGAGTACGACTAGGGAAATAGGATTTCAGGACGGGAAAGTACACATCAATTGTGTTGTCAATACTAGTCCTGGAACGAGCGAG GTTATTGTTTACGCCGTTTTgtatttaaaacttaaaagaaagCAAGAAGTAGCAGAGAATAATCAGGAGAAATATGCAGCAAGAATAGCAGATATTTTAAACTCGGAGAAGAGTGGAAAGCTGGGAAGAGATTCATGCATTCAGCTCTTGTTAAAATCAAACAGAGATTTAAGAGATGTCATCTTTATGAAACCTCTACATTTCAGGATAAAATTGGATTGCCTTGATCACCCGAAGGCTACTAACTCGAAAGAAATTATCCTAACGGACACCAACGTCGAGGTCAATGTATCGCTTAACTTGTAA
- the LOC137728874 gene encoding uncharacterized protein isoform X3, translating to MKGFHNVGFVPSVSFRLSTTSKVSHERTGELDLLSFIKSTLNVLEGPCHCWLNRSKGGKDSFKRDGTFLVLAGRCLEASLTTSSEAAIMLEKVKSLQQRFPRLHIIGFVSGGSIHSAADRSHVIQYTLTEYITFPIILSNKNFTEMANGACCILFKGFKSPVVYHEKDMDLKVLSKAVEYLLVQDDRSSKSLTNLKSTWAKQPEIIKEPYADSLRNFLFHFPGCISADESGNRLFLSDSNHHRIIVFDGNGHILDCIGSSPGFEDGNFESSKLARPAASFYVAAEDCLYFVDSENHAIRKADMESRVLETIYPVGDTTKKSNQFWTWITTKLGLKHNAHTRTEGFDLQSLMYPWHLMKSIDDSLVVMNRSFDTLWILNLASGEIKEVVRGFPKILEVCGPQIMEKVALLKQMPHDWLQEQTKVVCSPELPPYAGLLSSFTTLQNHVILCDMVGQRILKLSEESGVCSTFQFSNFGILGLPYWLPSSLEKVYTNGGGVEGVIDHLESFSSLLPGRIGIQLNVEVPEDTELVEQLQEGCIWRQARGAATEVSRVEDVGGSSEKVGVAQQWYDELDNLALSISEPDPESTVEDESTTREIGFQDGKVHINCVVNTSPGTSEVIVYAVLYLKLKRKQEVAENNQEKYAARIADILNSEKSGKLGRDSCIQLLLKSNRDLRDVIFMKPLHFRIKLDCLDHPKATNSKEIILTDTNVEVNVSLNL from the exons ATGAAGGGATTTCACAATGTGGGTTTCGTACCCAGCG TCTCTTTCAGGCTATCAACCACGTCAAAAGTATCACACGAGCGTACCGGTGAACTTGATCTTTTGTCCTTCATTAAATCCACATTAAATGTGCTCGAAG GTCCTTGCCATTGTTGGTTGAATAGGTCCAAGGGAGGCAAAGATTCCTTTAAAAGAGATGGAACTTTCTTGGTTCTTGCTGGACGGTGTCTTGAAGCTTCTTTAACAACTAGTTCCGAAGCTGCTATCATGTTAGAAAAAGTGAAGTCACTTCAACAGAg GTTTCCTCGTCTCCACATTATCGGCTTTGTGTCAGGTGGGTCGATTCACTCGGCTGCTGATCGAAGCCATGTAATCCAATATACACTGACGGAATACATAACATTTCCTATTATATTGTCGAACAAGAACTTCACTGAG ATGGCAAACGGGGCATGCTGCATTTTGTTTAAAGGTTTTAAAAGTCCAGTGGTTTACCATGAGAAGGACATGGATCTCAAAGTTCTTAGTAAAG CTGTTGAGTACTTGCTTGTGCAAGACGATAGGAGTTCCAAGTCGCTTACTAACTTGAAAAGCACTTGGGCGAAGCAACCTGAGATCATTAAGGAACCATATGCTGATTCTTTAAGGAATTTTCTCTTCCACTTCCCAG GCTGCATCTCTGCAGATGAAAGTGGGAACCGCCTCTTCCTTTCCGACAGCAATCATCATCGGATTATTGTATTTGATGGAAATGGGCATATTCTGGACTGT ATTGGTTCCTCCCCAGGTTTTGAGGATGGAAACTTTGAATCTTCcaagttggcacgccctgcaGCTTCATTTTATGTTGCCGCTGAGGATTGCCTATATTTTGTTGATTCAGAG AATCATGCCATCAGGAAAGCTGATATGGAGAGCCGGGTTCTGGAAACCATCTATCCAGTGGGAGACACTACTAAGAAGAGTAATCAATTTTGGACCTGGATCACAACCAAGCTAGGTTTGAAACACAATGCCCATACAAGGACTGAAGGATTTGATTTACAATCATTGATGTATCCATGGCATCTGATGAAATCTATTGATGACAGTCTTGTTGTTATGAACCGAAG CTTTGATACTCTATGGATCCTAAATTTGGCTTCAGGAGAGATAAAAGAAGTCGTCAGAG GGTTCCCGAAGATTTTGGAGGTCTGTGGACCGCAGATCATGGAGAAAGTAGCGCTGTTGAAACAGATGCCACATGATTGGTTGCAAGAGCAGACCAAGGTTGTTTGTTCACCAGAGCTGCCCCCATATGCTGGCCTATTATCTTCATTTACCACCTTGCAGAATCACGTAATCCTTTGTGATATGG TTGGACAGAGGATTTTGAAACTAAGTGAAGAATCTGGAGTATGTTCGACCtttcagttttcaaattttggaatCCTTGGACTGCCATATTGGTTGCCATCCTCATTGGAGAAAGTATATACTAA TGGAGGTGGAGTTGAGGGAGTGATTGATCATCTTGAATCTTTCAGTTCGTTATTACCAG GAAGAATTGGGATACAGTTAAATGTGGAGGTCCCTGAGGATACTGAGCTTGTGGAACAGTTACAAGAAGGCTGCATATGGCGCCAGGCAAGAGGAGCTGCTACTGAAGTGTCAAGGGTAGAGGATGTAGGAGGATCTTCCGAGAAG GTTGGTGTTGCTCAACAATGGTACGATGAACTGGACAATCTTGCCTTGTCGATATCAGAACCTGATCCAGAGTCAACTGTCGAAGATGAGAGTACGACTAGGGAAATAGGATTTCAGGACGGGAAAGTACACATCAATTGTGTTGTCAATACTAGTCCTGGAACGAGCGAG GTTATTGTTTACGCCGTTTTgtatttaaaacttaaaagaaagCAAGAAGTAGCAGAGAATAATCAGGAGAAATATGCAGCAAGAATAGCAGATATTTTAAACTCGGAGAAGAGTGGAAAGCTGGGAAGAGATTCATGCATTCAGCTCTTGTTAAAATCAAACAGAGATTTAAGAGATGTCATCTTTATGAAACCTCTACATTTCAGGATAAAATTGGATTGCCTTGATCACCCGAAGGCTACTAACTCGAAAGAAATTATCCTAACGGACACCAACGTCGAGGTCAATGTATCGCTTAACTTGTAA
- the LOC137728874 gene encoding uncharacterized protein isoform X2: MALRYRRFREISRILPRIHSGDHLLQCRLITKFSALSIIPESHALERIDEGISQFSFRLSTTSKVSHERTGELDLLSFIKSTLNVLEGPCHCWLNRSKGGKDSFKRDGTFLVLAGRCLEASLTTSSEAAIMLEKVKSLQQRFPRLHIIGFVSGGSIHSAADRSHVIQYTLTEYITFPIILSNKNFTEMANGACCILFKGFKSPVVYHEKDMDLKVLSKAVEYLLVQDDRSSKSLTNLKSTWAKQPEIIKEPYADSLRNFLFHFPGCISADESGNRLFLSDSNHHRIIVFDGNGHILDCIGSSPGFEDGNFESSKLARPAASFYVAAEDCLYFVDSENHAIRKADMESRVLETIYPVGDTTKKSNQFWTWITTKLGLKHNAHTRTEGFDLQSLMYPWHLMKSIDDSLVVMNRSFDTLWILNLASGEIKEVVRGFPKILEVCGPQIMEKVALLKQMPHDWLQEQTKVVCSPELPPYAGLLSSFTTLQNHVILCDMVGQRILKLSEESGVCSTFQFSNFGILGLPYWLPSSLEKVYTNGGGVEGVIDHLESFSSLLPGRIGIQLNVEVPEDTELVEQLQEGCIWRQARGAATEVSRVEDVGGSSEKVGVAQQWYDELDNLALSISEPDPESTVEDESTTREIGFQDGKVHINCVVNTSPGTSEVIVYAVLYLKLKRKQEVAENNQEKYAARIADILNSEKSGKLGRDSCIQLLLKSNRDLRDVIFMKPLHFRIKLDCLDHPKATNSKEIILTDTNVEVNVSLNL; encoded by the exons ATGGCTCTCAGATATCGGCGTTTCAGAGAAATCTCACGAATATTGCCGCGAATTCACTCCG GTGATCATCTTCTACAATGTAGATTGATTACCAAGTTCTCGGCTTTGTCCATAATTCCAGAGTCACACGCTCTGGAAAGAATTGATGAAGGGATTTCACAAT TCTCTTTCAGGCTATCAACCACGTCAAAAGTATCACACGAGCGTACCGGTGAACTTGATCTTTTGTCCTTCATTAAATCCACATTAAATGTGCTCGAAG GTCCTTGCCATTGTTGGTTGAATAGGTCCAAGGGAGGCAAAGATTCCTTTAAAAGAGATGGAACTTTCTTGGTTCTTGCTGGACGGTGTCTTGAAGCTTCTTTAACAACTAGTTCCGAAGCTGCTATCATGTTAGAAAAAGTGAAGTCACTTCAACAGAg GTTTCCTCGTCTCCACATTATCGGCTTTGTGTCAGGTGGGTCGATTCACTCGGCTGCTGATCGAAGCCATGTAATCCAATATACACTGACGGAATACATAACATTTCCTATTATATTGTCGAACAAGAACTTCACTGAG ATGGCAAACGGGGCATGCTGCATTTTGTTTAAAGGTTTTAAAAGTCCAGTGGTTTACCATGAGAAGGACATGGATCTCAAAGTTCTTAGTAAAG CTGTTGAGTACTTGCTTGTGCAAGACGATAGGAGTTCCAAGTCGCTTACTAACTTGAAAAGCACTTGGGCGAAGCAACCTGAGATCATTAAGGAACCATATGCTGATTCTTTAAGGAATTTTCTCTTCCACTTCCCAG GCTGCATCTCTGCAGATGAAAGTGGGAACCGCCTCTTCCTTTCCGACAGCAATCATCATCGGATTATTGTATTTGATGGAAATGGGCATATTCTGGACTGT ATTGGTTCCTCCCCAGGTTTTGAGGATGGAAACTTTGAATCTTCcaagttggcacgccctgcaGCTTCATTTTATGTTGCCGCTGAGGATTGCCTATATTTTGTTGATTCAGAG AATCATGCCATCAGGAAAGCTGATATGGAGAGCCGGGTTCTGGAAACCATCTATCCAGTGGGAGACACTACTAAGAAGAGTAATCAATTTTGGACCTGGATCACAACCAAGCTAGGTTTGAAACACAATGCCCATACAAGGACTGAAGGATTTGATTTACAATCATTGATGTATCCATGGCATCTGATGAAATCTATTGATGACAGTCTTGTTGTTATGAACCGAAG CTTTGATACTCTATGGATCCTAAATTTGGCTTCAGGAGAGATAAAAGAAGTCGTCAGAG GGTTCCCGAAGATTTTGGAGGTCTGTGGACCGCAGATCATGGAGAAAGTAGCGCTGTTGAAACAGATGCCACATGATTGGTTGCAAGAGCAGACCAAGGTTGTTTGTTCACCAGAGCTGCCCCCATATGCTGGCCTATTATCTTCATTTACCACCTTGCAGAATCACGTAATCCTTTGTGATATGG TTGGACAGAGGATTTTGAAACTAAGTGAAGAATCTGGAGTATGTTCGACCtttcagttttcaaattttggaatCCTTGGACTGCCATATTGGTTGCCATCCTCATTGGAGAAAGTATATACTAA TGGAGGTGGAGTTGAGGGAGTGATTGATCATCTTGAATCTTTCAGTTCGTTATTACCAG GAAGAATTGGGATACAGTTAAATGTGGAGGTCCCTGAGGATACTGAGCTTGTGGAACAGTTACAAGAAGGCTGCATATGGCGCCAGGCAAGAGGAGCTGCTACTGAAGTGTCAAGGGTAGAGGATGTAGGAGGATCTTCCGAGAAG GTTGGTGTTGCTCAACAATGGTACGATGAACTGGACAATCTTGCCTTGTCGATATCAGAACCTGATCCAGAGTCAACTGTCGAAGATGAGAGTACGACTAGGGAAATAGGATTTCAGGACGGGAAAGTACACATCAATTGTGTTGTCAATACTAGTCCTGGAACGAGCGAG GTTATTGTTTACGCCGTTTTgtatttaaaacttaaaagaaagCAAGAAGTAGCAGAGAATAATCAGGAGAAATATGCAGCAAGAATAGCAGATATTTTAAACTCGGAGAAGAGTGGAAAGCTGGGAAGAGATTCATGCATTCAGCTCTTGTTAAAATCAAACAGAGATTTAAGAGATGTCATCTTTATGAAACCTCTACATTTCAGGATAAAATTGGATTGCCTTGATCACCCGAAGGCTACTAACTCGAAAGAAATTATCCTAACGGACACCAACGTCGAGGTCAATGTATCGCTTAACTTGTAA